CGATTAAGTGGAAACCCACTGCGCCTTCTACTCACTTCCAACCAACTTCTTGTTAAGTGGCTATTTTTAAACCAGTAAGAGTAGACAAGCATTTGAACCGGAAGTTTCACATTAATATAATATTTATTGTTCAATCATCATTGAATCGGTCTGTGTATGCGCTGAAATTAACTCACTAGCGGTGCATTGGGCGGTAGAGGCAAAACGATAGAAATAATAGTTTACGCCTGCAATAATCGTAGTGCTTGTTTGACAACTGGCTTGGTAAGCACACCCTTCAAAGCCTCTTACTTGGCCAAACGAAGCGGGGCTATTAATGGTGCCATTACAAGATAATGGGGTGGCACCTGCAGGGTTTGCAGTGGCCTTTATATGCTCCATGCCCGCTTGTGTTGCCAGCTGAGCGCGAAAACCTAGATTATCCGCAGCGACTTTGTTGCCCGTAGAAGAGAGTGACGAGGCTAGGGTTAACCCTAACAGAGCCAGCACTATCATAATAAACAGTGCAGTGACTAACATGCTGCCTCGCTGATGTTTTAGCGAGGCAGTAAAGAACGAACCGCCTAACGTTGCCGTACTAGGATGTGTTTTCTCTACTCTATTTCTATCAGTTCTTGAAAGCGCTTTATGTGCTTTATGTACTAGATATTGTTGGGATAAAGGTTCACGGCTCATTTTCAATTGCCACCTCAGTCGTCAGACTTAATACTTCATCGCCTTTTTGGGCTCGTAGGCGCAACATCACCATATTATTAACCCCACCGTTCACACTACGAACCTGAAAAGGATCATCGTTTGAGGTACCGCTAGCAGGTGAGGCAGATAAAACATTAATGAAGTCCACCCCAAGCCTCGGGCTACTTGCCAAAGCCAAAGGCTGCGATGTGGTAAACCCAGACTCAATCCGGTGAAGTACCGAACCTCTTAAGCAAAAGCTCACCGCTTTTGAGGCAATATAAGCACGGTTAGCTAGTGAGGCTTCTGCAAAGGCATCACTTACCGTAATCTCGAGGGTATCGTCAGTGCTGTCTCTCGTTGCACAATCGCCATCGCCGTCATCGGTACAACTTACTATAGGTTGGCGGTAATCATTAGCGGCGTTATAGACATCTAATACACTAGGTGGTGCAACAATCACAGATGCACTCGCGGTAAAGGGCTGAGTATTATCAAGGGCATCCGCAGGAAATAAGATATCGATAGTATTTTCAGTGGCTGGCTGAACGGAAATCTCACTGTAACCTGTTACCACATCAGCGGGAACGAATTGTAGGCAGTGTTGAGACGATGATCCCCTGACTCTCACACTGGCAGGCACGGCGTTTTGTAGTTCACGAGCCATACGATTTATGGCAAAAGACGTTTGGGCAACGAGCTGCTCTCTTTCACTAACACCAACAAATACAGACATGCTACTGGTAACCACTTTTGCGATCCCTGTGGCTATCACCCCCATAACCACCAGCACGATGACAAGCTCTACTAACGTAAAGCCTCGAGCTTTGTTCATTGGTGTGCTATTTGCCATCAGTAATTCCACCGATAACCGCTAAAGACTATGGTTTCATCGTTAGGGGTAAGTACAGACACGCGAACCAATTTGGTGTTGCCCGTATAGCTACCCACGCCGGCATCATCAATACCGTCAAGGTTATCATCATAAAACACTACTACGTTGAGCTGGTAACCTTGATATAAACTTTGCCCACTTTGCGTGATGGTTTGACCCGCACTGTTTCTAATAACGCTGTAGCCGTGGTAATCATCCACATCATCAAAGGTAGAACGATTTTCTCCACTATCAGGCCCCAAGTTTGCGCTAGTCGTACAGTTAATAGTGTCGCTACATCGTTCACCGGCGTTATGCCCACTGCTATTTTCGTCAAATGCCTTACTCAGTATTTCTCGTTGTAATCCTTGGGCTAAAATATTAGCGCGGGCTTGCGTTACAGGCGCCACGCTTTGTTGCGCTTGCGCGCCAAGTAAATCGGTAACAATAAGCATGACAATACTGGTCACCACTAATCCAATCACGATCTCAAGTAGTGTAAAACCTCGCTCAGCACGCATAAATAAGCCCCTCAGCTTCAATACAGACACCTACTGTTGCTGTTCCCGCAAAGGTCACTCTGCAAATATCTGATGCACAACTGCCGGTGGCGGTTATTGGCCGACCAAGGTAATCGAAGTCAATATAGGAAGGCGAAGCAACACCTTCTGAAAAGGTGATAGATACCCCTTTAGCACCAATTTCATCACCCCGCGCCGCTAAAAATGTGGGCGCATTGGCGGCAATACTTGCGCCACAGCTGGCTGATTGATTTGCACTCCCGTAGTTAACAACAGTAGGGCCGTAAGCACCGTCACCAGACGAACTCACAATAGTGCGATAACAATAGCCTGCGCGGTTATCTTGCATGGCTTTGCCTTGAATATTTCGTAAGGTAGAGAGAAGACGTATTTGAAGGGAGTATTCAGTGTAGCCGGTATCATCTTGTATTCGCGCAGAAGCGACCACGCCTATAATACCAATAACGACGATGACAATAATAAGCTCAAGGAGCGTAAAGCCAGCGCCTCGGGCCTGACGCTGGCCAGGAACGAAATGCCTGGCCATGTGCTAGGTAATATTTAACAAGCAGTCGAAGTCAATGTGATAGTAGGAGAACCACCCGCTGCCGCATTTCTGTACTCAACATAGCAGTTAGCACCTTCAAAACCGTCGGGGTAAATGCGAGCCCAAGTACCGTTAGCACTCACATACCAATCTGTAGTACCTTGGTCTGCGGTAGTGTTTACTGCACGAATATCTAGGTTCATGTATGAATCTAGCTGCACAGTGGTGGTATTGTTATTGTCATCGAAGTATGTGCTGTACGGGTAACCATAACGAACATTGATATCAGTGCCATTTACGTTGATGGTCGTATTTGACGATGCAGTCGCGCCAGCAATAATTGCTTTTGCATGAATAGCTTCCGAAGCACTAATCAGTGCGCCTTCCACTCCTTCTAATGTGGCAATGCGAGCATCAGTTTGGAAACCTACAAACCGAGGCGCAGCGGTAACCGCTAAAATACCAAGAATTACGATAACTATGACTAGCTCAATAAGGGTAAAACCGCGTTGCTGCATAAAAAATGTCCTTTTGTTTCAATTACGTTTATTATTGCAAAAATGGCGTAATTGAATATAAAACTTTAGTTTAAAAATCACCAGTTTACGTATAAAACTCAATACATAGTTATGAGTTCGAATCATTACTAAAAACGATAACTTGGCCTATCCGTGGGTCGTATAGAAACCCATCGCCTTGCGCATCATTGGTAGGGCTACTGTTCAGATTTTTTATAGATTGGCTAAGGTAATAATAGCAAAGGTCATTACCACTTGCGCCGCCACCACTACTATTTGTAGCAAAGTATCGGTAACCGTCAAATGGTGATTCTGAAAAACTCGATGTAATGGAGGGGGCACTTTGCATTATCAGGCTAAAGATACTTTCGCAGTCTAATGCGGTAATCGCTGTGTCTTGACTGTTACCGTCACCGTTTAGCAGGCCTGTGGGATAGCCGGTATCCTGATCAACCGCGACATTAATGCCATCAAGTGTCACAAAGGTCTGATTGGTAGACGCATTCTCTTCTGGCCGACCTTCTATTTCCCATTGT
The nucleotide sequence above comes from Alteromonas naphthalenivorans. Encoded proteins:
- a CDS encoding type II secretion system protein; amino-acid sequence: MQQRGFTLIELVIVIVILGILAVTAAPRFVGFQTDARIATLEGVEGALISASEAIHAKAIIAGATASSNTTINVNGTDINVRYGYPYSTYFDDNNNTTTVQLDSYMNLDIRAVNTTADQGTTDWYVSANGTWARIYPDGFEGANCYVEYRNAAAGGSPTITLTSTAC
- a CDS encoding prepilin-type N-terminal cleavage/methylation domain-containing protein, whose translation is MRAERGFTLLEIVIGLVVTSIVMLIVTDLLGAQAQQSVAPVTQARANILAQGLQREILSKAFDENSSGHNAGERCSDTINCTTSANLGPDSGENRSTFDDVDDYHGYSVIRNSAGQTITQSGQSLYQGYQLNVVVFYDDNLDGIDDAGVGSYTGNTKLVRVSVLTPNDETIVFSGYRWNY
- a CDS encoding pilus assembly PilX family protein — translated: MSREPLSQQYLVHKAHKALSRTDRNRVEKTHPSTATLGGSFFTASLKHQRGSMLVTALFIMIVLALLGLTLASSLSSTGNKVAADNLGFRAQLATQAGMEHIKATANPAGATPLSCNGTINSPASFGQVRGFEGCAYQASCQTSTTIIAGVNYYFYRFASTAQCTASELISAHTQTDSMMIEQ
- a CDS encoding prepilin-type N-terminal cleavage/methylation domain-containing protein; its protein translation is MARHFVPGQRQARGAGFTLLELIIVIVVIGIIGVVASARIQDDTGYTEYSLQIRLLSTLRNIQGKAMQDNRAGYCYRTIVSSSGDGAYGPTVVNYGSANQSASCGASIAANAPTFLAARGDEIGAKGVSITFSEGVASPSYIDFDYLGRPITATGSCASDICRVTFAGTATVGVCIEAEGLIYAC
- a CDS encoding prepilin-type N-terminal cleavage/methylation domain-containing protein; the encoded protein is MKKQRHQIAGKQLGFTLIELVIVVVLLGLLAAVAIPRFLDITEQAEDATVEGVAGGFATGVGLVRAQWEIEGRPEENASTNQTFVTLDGINVAVDQDTGYPTGLLNGDGNSQDTAITALDCESIFSLIMQSAPSITSSFSESPFDGYRYFATNSSGGGASGNDLCYYYLSQSIKNLNSSPTNDAQGDGFLYDPRIGQVIVFSNDSNS
- a CDS encoding prepilin-type N-terminal cleavage/methylation domain-containing protein, coding for MANSTPMNKARGFTLVELVIVLVVMGVIATGIAKVVTSSMSVFVGVSEREQLVAQTSFAINRMARELQNAVPASVRVRGSSSQHCLQFVPADVVTGYSEISVQPATENTIDILFPADALDNTQPFTASASVIVAPPSVLDVYNAANDYRQPIVSCTDDGDGDCATRDSTDDTLEITVSDAFAEASLANRAYIASKAVSFCLRGSVLHRIESGFTTSQPLALASSPRLGVDFINVLSASPASGTSNDDPFQVRSVNGGVNNMVMLRLRAQKGDEVLSLTTEVAIENEP